Proteins co-encoded in one Simkaniaceae bacterium genomic window:
- a CDS encoding UDP-N-acetylglucosamine diphosphorylase — MVLLDWRTYFPDLDTAHMKFFHKFKNPLDLLINLKEYIDKYENRGIHSSISASVKIVNPDLVFIGENVTIEENAKIIGPCILEEGAHVGHCGLIRPYTILDKGAVVGHATEVKHSILLPHSKAPHFNYVGDSILGSYVNLGAGAICANMRFDQHQVKIKLGNDFIDTGIKKFGSIIGTHANIGCNVVLQPGTLVLPHTCLYTRPELVRFTL; from the coding sequence ATGGTTTTACTGGATTGGAGAACATATTTTCCGGATTTAGACACAGCTCATATGAAATTTTTTCATAAATTCAAAAATCCTTTGGATTTGCTGATCAATTTGAAGGAATATATCGATAAATATGAAAATAGGGGTATTCATTCATCGATTTCCGCTTCTGTGAAAATCGTTAATCCGGATTTAGTCTTCATTGGGGAAAATGTGACGATTGAGGAAAACGCTAAAATCATTGGCCCCTGTATTTTAGAAGAAGGAGCCCATGTGGGTCACTGCGGATTGATCCGCCCCTATACAATTTTAGATAAAGGGGCCGTTGTAGGACATGCAACTGAAGTTAAGCATAGTATTTTATTGCCACACTCGAAGGCGCCCCACTTTAACTATGTTGGTGATTCAATTTTGGGATCCTATGTCAACTTAGGTGCAGGCGCTATCTGCGCCAATATGAGATTTGATCAGCATCAGGTCAAGATCAAACTAGGCAATGACTTTATTGATACGGGGATTAAAAAATTTGGATCAATCATCGGAACTCATGCTAATATTGGGTGCAATGTTGTCCTACAGCCCGGAACACTGGTTTTACCTCATACTTGTCTTTATACGAGACCTGAACTAGTAAGGTTTACGCTATGA